Proteins encoded by one window of Acidobacteriota bacterium:
- a CDS encoding TolC family protein: protein MIAEGRLVQAGLRPNPVFSTEYGSPRFLGGESEYDFSAELAQPFELGEKRGKRRTVAELELQQVRSEVAAIERNIAVEIRRDYAQAISAARQLDVLERLLAADAELVRVTEARLNEGDVAPLDLNLVKVESDRLKIQRIEARNELEIALLRIRTLIGSDVSEPLRLAPQSDRPPRLDMGLSELTQKALNDRSDLQAARIGERLGTARLDLARAQAAPDITPSVRFSRTKAFTDLPQAGGGIVNNLDNELTFGVSIDLPVSNRNQGGIASAVGEQVQAVRTREFLEATIRRDVAVAYGQYRAAAEKLVLYTTQILPRAEANLQTVRAAYNAGEFSVFEVVNEQRRLNENVTNYNRVLEEYYTTLTALEAAVGAALPPSAFMPGSTSVLPDTKIVPRQFNREEFLKSINEHKAERTGLLKSTKPRIEEEKK, encoded by the coding sequence GTGATCGCCGAAGGGCGCCTCGTTCAAGCCGGACTTCGGCCAAATCCGGTCTTTAGTACCGAATACGGCAGCCCCCGTTTTTTGGGCGGCGAAAGCGAGTATGACTTTTCGGCAGAGCTGGCCCAACCTTTCGAGCTTGGAGAAAAACGTGGAAAGCGTCGTACCGTCGCGGAACTCGAACTCCAACAGGTTCGATCCGAAGTCGCGGCTATCGAACGGAATATCGCGGTCGAAATTCGCCGTGATTATGCTCAGGCTATATCGGCCGCGCGGCAGCTCGATGTATTGGAAAGACTTCTGGCTGCTGACGCGGAATTGGTTCGGGTGACGGAAGCACGCTTAAACGAGGGCGATGTGGCGCCGCTCGACCTGAATTTAGTCAAGGTCGAAAGCGATCGCCTGAAGATCCAAAGGATCGAAGCGAGAAACGAATTGGAAATTGCCTTGTTAAGAATTCGAACGCTGATCGGATCCGATGTCTCGGAACCGCTTCGCTTGGCGCCGCAATCCGATCGGCCTCCACGTCTCGATATGGGTCTTAGCGAACTTACCCAAAAGGCGTTGAACGATCGCTCCGACTTACAGGCCGCCCGGATTGGCGAGCGGCTGGGAACCGCGAGGCTGGACTTGGCCCGTGCTCAGGCGGCTCCGGATATCACGCCGTCGGTGCGCTTTTCACGCACCAAGGCATTTACCGACCTGCCCCAGGCCGGCGGCGGCATTGTCAACAATCTGGACAATGAGCTGACATTCGGCGTGTCGATCGATCTTCCCGTGTCGAACCGTAACCAAGGCGGTATTGCCTCCGCAGTCGGTGAACAGGTTCAGGCGGTGCGGACACGTGAATTTTTAGAGGCGACGATACGGCGTGATGTCGCCGTTGCATACGGCCAGTATCGGGCCGCGGCGGAAAAGCTGGTGTTGTATACAACTCAAATCCTGCCGAGAGCCGAGGCAAATTTGCAGACTGTCCGGGCTGCATATAATGCTGGCGAGTTTTCGGTGTTTGAGGTCGTTAACGAACAGCGTCGTCTGAATGAGAACGTCACGAATTATAACCGGGTTTTGGAAGAATACTACACGACCCTAACGGCACTCGAAGCAGCAGTGGGTGCCGCCCTGCCGCCATCCGCATTCATGCCTGGATCGACATCGGTCCTGCCGGATACGAAGATCGTGCCGCGACAGTTTAACAGGGAAGAATTTTTGAAGTCGATCAACGAGCACAAAGCCGAACGTACCGGATTACTAAAATCGACTAAACCAAGAATAGAAGAGGAGAAAAAATGA